One part of the Humulus lupulus chromosome 9, drHumLupu1.1, whole genome shotgun sequence genome encodes these proteins:
- the LOC133801182 gene encoding cationic amino acid transporter 1-like: protein MRVDDAVNNEGAKRRRGCSCSKDDFLPEESFKSWGNYVKALKETPNRLKDRVVTRSMDETELVKMKSRSENEMKKTLNWWDLMWLGMGAVIGAGIFVLTGVEAKESAGPAIVLSYVVSGLSALLSVFCYTEFAVEIPAAGGSFAYLRVELGDFVAFIAAGNIILEYIIGAAAVARSWTSYFATLCNHNANDFRIKVDSLPEDYSHLDPIAVVVLAIICVIAALSTKGSSRLNYVASIVHIVVIVFIIIAGLTNSNTANYTPFVPFGPRGIFKASAVIFFAYLGFDSVATMAEETKNPGRDIPIGLVGSMVITTVLYCLLSSTLCLMQPYKQIDKDAPFSVAFEAVGMDWAKYLVAAGALKGMTSVLLVGAVSQARYVTHIARSHMIPPWLAKVNKRTGTPINATVTMQVATAAVALFSKLEILASLLSISTLFIFMLVSTSLIIRRYYVSGVTNKVNRSKLILCLVVILGSSAATSVYWANSEGWVGYVISGPLWFLGTWVLWTFVPQARTPKIWGVPLVPWLPSGSIAINIFLLGSIDKASYVRFALWTGVMLVYYFLFGLHASYDSAKEYENKMVEGNASSVVKDSESGIVPKS from the exons ATGAGGGTCGACGACGCTGTAAATAATGAAGGTGCGAAGAGGAGAAGAGGATGTTCGTGCTCAAAAGACGATTTTCTCCCCGAGGAGTCGTTCAAGAGCTGGGGCAATTACGTAAAAGCGCTGAAAGAGACTCCGAATCGGTTAAAGGATCGGGTGGTGACCCGATCCATGGACGAAACGGAGCTGGTGAAGATGAAGAGTCGGAGCGAGAACGAGATGAAGAAGACACTGAATTGGTGGGACCTGATGTGGTTGGGGATGGGAGCGGTGATCGGCGCCGGAATATTCGTTCTCACCGGAGTCGAAGCCAAGGAATCTGCCGGCCCCGCCATCGTCTTATCCTACGTCGTTTCGGGTCTCTCCGCTTTGCTTTCTGTTTTTTGTTATACTGAATTTGCCGTTGAGATTCCAGCTGCGG GTGGTTCTTTTGCCTATCTAAGAGTGGAACTCGGGGACTTCGTGGCATTCATAGCAGCCGGCAACATCATTCTGGAATACATTATCGGTGCAGCCGCAGTGGCTCGATCATGGACCTCCTACTTCGCCACTCTATGCAACCACAACGCCAATGACTTCCGCATCAAAGTCGACAGCCTCCCCGAGGACTACAGCCACCTCGACCCCATCGCCGTCGTCGTCCTCGCCATCATATGTGTCATCGCAGCGCTTAGCACCAAGGGCTCATCTCGCCTAAACTACGTCGCTTCGATCGTCCACATTGTGGTGATTGTATTCATCATCATCGCTGGCCTCACCAACTCCAACACAGCTAACTACACGCCATTTGTACCCTTTGGCCCCCGTGGCATCTTCAAAGCCTCGGCGGTGATCTTCTTCGCCTATCTCGGGTTCGACTCCGTGGCAACCATGGCTGAGGAGACCAAAAACCCCGGTCGAGACATCCCCATCGGGCTAGTCGGGTCAATGGTGATCACGACTGTGTTGTACTGTTTGTTATCCTCAACACTGTGCCTAATGCAGCCATACAAACAGATAGACAAGGATGCACCCTTTTCTGTGGCGTTTGAGGCTGTTGGAATGGACTGGGCAAAGTATCTAGTAGCTGCTGGGGCCTTGAAGGGCATGACGAGTGTGTTGTTGGTCGGAGCAGTGAGCCAGGCTCGTTATGTAACACACATAGCTCGGAGTCATATGATCCCTCCATGGCTAGCTAAAGTGAACAAGCGAACTGGGACTCCTATCAATGCCACTGTGACCATGCAGGTTGCCACAGCCGCAGTAGCCCTATTCTCCAAGTTAGAGATTCTCGCCAGCCTCCTCTCAATCTCAACGCTCTTCATTTTTATGCTTGTGTCCACGTCCCTCATCATACGGCGGTACTACGTTAGTGGGGTCACGAATAAAGTCAACAGAAGCAAGCTCATTCTCTGCTTAGTGGTTATTCTCGGCTCTTCAGCAGCTACATCTGTTTATTGGGCCAACAGCGAGGGTTGGGTTGGGTATGTGATTTCTGGACCTTTGTGGTTTTTGGGTACTTGGGTGCTTTGGACTTTTGTCCCACAAGCCCGGACCCCCAAAATCTGGGGTGTCCCTTTGGTGCCTTGGTTGCCTTCTGGTTCAATAGCCATTAATATCTTCCTTCTTGGGTCTATAGATAAAGCCTCGTATGTGAGGTTTGCTTTGTGGACTGGGGTTATGTTGGTGTACTATTTCTTATTTGGATTACATGCTTCTTATGATAGTGCCAAGGAATATGAGAATAAAATGGTGGAGGGAAATGCGTCTTCAGTGGTCAAAGATTCTGAGTCTGGTATTGTTCCTAAAAGTTAG